GTTCCTGGAGTGAAGTTaaatctttaaaggaacagtccaccgtacttccataatgaaatatgctcttatctgaattgagacgagctgctccgtacctctccgagctttgcgcgacctcccagtcagtcaggcgcagtcagacgcgctgtcactcctgttagcaatgtagctaggctcagtatggccaatggtattttttggggctgtagttagatgcgaccaaactcttccgcgtttttcctgtttacataggtttatatgaccagtgatatgaaacaagttcagttacacaaattgaaacgtagcgattttctatgctatggaaagtccgcactataatgacaggcgtactaacaccttctgcgcgcttcgacagcgcattgatacggagctcagatacgcctgtcattatagtgcggactttccatagcatagaaaatcgctacgtttcaatttgtgtaactgaacttgtttcatatcactggtcatataaacctatgtaaacaggaaaaacgcggaagagtttggtcgcatctaactacagccccaaaaaataccattggccatactgagcctagctacattgctaacaggagtgacagcgcgtctgactgcgtctgactgactgggaggtcgcgcaaagctcggagaggtacggagcagctcgtctcaattcagataagagcatatttcattatggaagtacggtggactgttcctttaaaggcccAAAATTAAATTTGTCACACTGAATGAAAACTGAGAAATGAGGTAAATGGTTAATGTATTATATGATGCACAAGgaagtctaaaggccaatttatgctgacaacgcagtcctcgcagatggtgtctgcgtagcctcccccccttcgcagacgctctgcgcgcacctcccaaaaactgtgaccaccgcagaagcctcgcagacagcgccgcagacaagagggctctgattggtccactctacatccgctgtacacgcacttccgcttccctgctttcccggtttggtttgttttcacgaccgccatttttaaaaacacgagcgaagatggagcagcacgaagagtggttgatcgaggaagtacgtacatctatacgactccagttctagtcattataagtaaccggaggatcaacactccactaaccacacccaccaactactcctagtgacttcgcgcccccttgcgttgtggcggtgaataacatcacgcacgcctattactccccgctcaacgataaattacaactgtctgcgaaaagctatctgcgaaagccttgtcgcaagagcatgcagaggccctaacagtGGGTTGTAGAtaaagtgccctccacaattattggcactccttgtaaagattagtggaAAAAAGGCCACCTTTTGGTAAAGTAGGGTCATGTCACACTGGGGGGGGGAAAAATgagaatccaacctttaattgaaatatatttattcagagaaaagcaaatcactcatcaagaaataattttcaacaacaagcaaacacgtgccactattattggcacccctgcatttaatactttgtacaacctccctttgtcaGTAGAACAGCACTAAGTtttctcctgtaacattttataaggttggagatacagagcagggcatctgagaccgttcctctttacacaatctctccagatcacccAGGGTCCTCggctctctcttgtgctctctcctcttcagctcaaccCACAGGTTTCagatcaggggactgagatggccagggcagaagcttcatTCTGTCtgtcagctaaccatttttgtattgatttggacatatgcttcaggtcattgtcctgctggaagatccaatgacgacccagttttagtttcctggcagaggcagccagattttgatttaaaatatcctggtatttcatggagtccatgatgccatgtacccgaaTAATGTTTacagggtctttggaggaaaaacagccccaaaacacacagaacttccaccatattttacagttgggatcgggttcttttctttacagccatccttctttttacgccaAACTCGCCTTGAGCGTTTATTGCCAGAAAGCtcaatttttgttacatcagaccccaGAACATGTTTTCAGTCAAAGTTATAGtggcatttcacaaacttcaaatACGTACGCTTGTGGTTAACTGACCGAAAAGGCTATTTTCTGGAATACCTTTTAAATAATCTGTTGGAATGGAGAtggcgtctgatggtggttttggagacttggtaaCCACACACTACTTCTTGTAATTTACCAACAGTGAtttttaccatcctcctcactgtacatgggggtaaaataaactctggtcctcttccaggcaagtttgtaaccgtTCAAGTtggtttccacttttttttttttaaattattgttctAACAGTAGAATcggacattttcaggcaagtagctattttcttctaaccattccctgacttatgaaggtcagcaCACTTCTCCCtcttttggtttgtgtgttctcttatctttcccatgttgattgaTGACTAacagaatttggcctctgtgtcacctcataattgttccccagttaatcaggaagccatggattacagcttgaaagttcctacacactccaatcaactaatAAAtgcacaatttaaatgggaaacatgcttcagttacattgtgttcagtaTAAtttccaataattgtggcacgtgTTTTTCTGGAAAATGATTATTTCTTAATGagggattttgtttttctctgcatagattttttttttcgatTAAAGGTTgggtttctctctccctctctctctttttttttttttgacaatttcatgagggtgtacgttcttctgaaatcaactcctttcacagtttgtggaggaatttcaccaaacttggcagaaggctttgttatctgACAGTTATAtgtatattgaaatttcatttaatttgggcaaattgtaccagagttatgcccttgattattaacaaacttgtactttggcaatttcatcaaggtctacttgctttctgaaatcaacttcccttacaatttttatcctccgctggccaaaaggggattatgtcgtggcgatgtccgtcccgggaagggtgctcaccttctgaaatcagctcctctcacaatttttggaggaatttcacaaaacttggcaggattctttgttatatgtcagtagtatgcatattgcaatttcgttcaattcggtggcattttatcagagttatggtacagttgccagcaggggatattgtgctctcacagcactcttgactttttaatgctGTATGTGTCCTATAGGCCTGCCTCGGGACCATCCAGAGAGTTACCATTCGTACATGTGGAACAACTTCTTCAAACATATCGACATCGAACCACAGAATACTCACATTTTGGATGGCAATGCGACTGACCTGCAGGCCGAGTGTGACTCATTCGAGCAGAAGATAACAGCTGCTGGGGGCATCGAGCTGTTTGTTGGAGGTGCGCTCAGAGTTGATGCTTATGAATGAGGTTTTAAAGGAAAATGGCACATATTGTATTTTTGTGTGACAGGTGGTAGGTTCTTGGAGTAGTATGTAGTCTTTTTAGTTAAGCGAGGAATCTgatgtctggaaaaaaaaaatggcactgAATATTCTGGCTGTGTCATTGCCAGGCAGCCTGTcggttccaaaaagaacatttttaACAACCTTTATAGTTTTAAAAAAACCTTGGGTAGtttagtaaagaataaaacacatcaggctgtgctgttataagaaaataacaaACAACTAGGCGCTATGATGCGGCCCGACATGAAGCAGAATTACTGTTAGCATGAAGTTGGTTATTTTCTAATAAGAGcatgtcctgaaatgttttatttcttttgtacTGCAGTAACTTGTCAGTTTATTAAAGAACATGTCGTACTTGTAgctgtttatagttacagttcATGTTGTGGTGCATCCACgatacaagttagttcctgtttatCGTTTCTGCTGTAATGTAAATGttgtattagaatgagtgcattactaTAAATGTGTGATTTGAATTGCACCCTGTGCTACTGTCAGAGCAGCTGCTGGAGAAAATTaatccacaccttctgaccaaccagatttgagaattcaactgtTCTATAAATTGTATTAAATGATGCATAATTTTATTAGAATTTGTCGTTTTCATCACtgtggttccccccccccccccctcccccaattATAGGAATTGGACCAGATGGCCATATTGCCTTTAATGAGCCTGGCTCCAGTCTAGTGTCGAGGACGCGAGTGAAGACCCTGGCTAACGACACTATAGTGGCCAACGCTCGCTTCTTCGGAAATGACTTGTCTAAAGTCCCCACTATGACTCTCACTGTTGGTGTGGGCACAGTTATGGATGCTAGAGAGGTAAAAGCCATTCACACCCAAATTAAGCTTGCACGTACAACATTATAAAGcagtattatacaaccccgattccaaaaaagttgggacaaagtacaaattgcaaataaaaacggaatgcaatgatgtggaagtttcaaaattccatatttaattcagaatagaacatagatgacatattaaatgtttaaactgagaaaatgtatcatttaaagagaaaaattaggtgattttaaatttcatgacaacaacacatctcaaagttgggacaaggccatgtttaccactgtgagacatccccttttctctttacaacggtctgtaaacgtctggggactgaggagacaagttgctcaagtttagggataggaatgttaacccattcttgtctaatgtaggattctagttgctcaactgtcttaggtcttttttgtcgtatcttccgttttatgatgcgccaaatgttttctatgggtgaaagatctggactgcaggctggccagttcagtacccggacccttcttctacgcagccatgatgctgtaattgatgcagtatgtggtttggcattgtcatgttggaaaatgcaaggtcttccctgaaagagacgtcgtctggatgggagcatatgttgctctagaacctggatatacctttcagcatcgatggtgtctttccagatgtgtaagctgcccatgtcacacgcactaatgcaaccccataccatcagagatgcaggcttctgaactgagcgctgataacaacttgggtcgtccttctcctctttagtccgaatgacacggcgtccctgatttccataaagaacttcaaattttgattcatctgaccacagaacagttttccactttgccacagtccattttaaatgagccttggcccagagaagacgtctgcgcgtctggatcatgtttagatacggcttcttctttgaactatagagttttagctggcaacggcggatagcacagtgaattgtgttcacagataatgttctctggaaatattcctgagcccattttgtgatttccaatacagaagcatgcctgtatgtgatgcagggccgtctaagagcccgaagatcacgggtgcccagtatgtttttccggccttgacccttacgcacagagattcttctggattctctgaatcttttgatgatattatgcactgtagatgatgatatgttcaaactctctgcaattttacactgtcgaactcctttctgatattgctccactatttgtcggtgcagaattagggggattggtgatcctcttcccatctttacttctgagagccgctgccactccaagatgctctttttatacccagtcatgttaatgacctattgccaattgacctaatgagttgcaatttggtcctccagctgttccttttttgtacctttaacttttccagcctcttattgcccctgtcccaactcttttgagatgtgttgctgtcatgaaatttcaaatgagccaatatttggcatgaaatttcaaaatgtctccctttcgacatttgatatgttgtctatgttctattgtgaatacaatatcagtttttgagatttgtaaattattgcattctgttttttatttacaatttgtactttgtcccaacttttttggaatcggggttgtaaaataagcAGAGAATCAATCCGCTTTTGCTTCTCACATGACTCCATGTCATTGTTTTTAACAATTTTTGTTTCCTTAACTGAATACTATATAGTTGTATTTAAGGTATtggatattattctatccatattcaccagATATGAGCagttgcgcactctgattggctactctattactaggctatcagctcatatattgcgagtagaggaaaaacaaaatggcagcgcgtgttgctgaacaaaccgaggacgaaataaaaactactcgcaaacaaataccaaaaaaagcaacaaaatatggaataaaagtatttgatggtaagaacttttttttttccccaagagttgtgtttatagtgtttttcacaaattgctgctgtcatttcgccagtttgtttccattctaagcggaaatgatttggtcggaagttttgtgtaaagtttttatcaaatttgcaaaaaataaaaaactgctgtttctcaaaatccagtgaatgtcgatataataacagttattccactcaatctcgtcgtacgtaaCCGACTCGACTTCGTGGAATATGCATGATGGATACATTATTATACGTAATATATTCTGCAACAAGCCCTGATATGGTAATGTGTAGGATTCTACAGTTACACTGCATGCTTTAGAAATACTATACAGGAAAGGGTGCATGCATTATTACTATGCAGGTGTTTATGCTGATTCTGTATCCGACGCATCACATGATCATTACAATAACGATTGCCTTTACAATAGATCATTTGATTGCTGTTAAAGCTTCAATGCtgagcaaaaaaacaacaaaaaaaatctgatttataTTGTATTTCTAGGTTATGATCCTGATCACGGGAGCACACAAAGCCTTTGCTTTATATAAGGCCATAGAAGAAGGGGTGAACCACATGTGGACTGTATCTGCCTTCCAgcagcaccctcataccatctttGTGTGCGACGAAGACGCTACACTTGAGCTCAGAGTCAAGACTGTAAAGTACTTTAAAGGTATGTGAGCATTTTTTCTGTCTCTCATCATTCAGCTCTCCTGCTggcagcagtgttgtagtcgagtcactaaacctgaaGTCCAAGTCTagtctcaagtccaagtcattaaaaaaatttcgagtcgagtccgagaacaagactccaaccgcaccagttgacggtggctgtttcagcaccattaacattagattgttcctgaacatgacgtaccggtatgaacaggtgaatgtgcattctctttatcagggagtgtgaagtagatggttaggagacggatgtaagtacagaaggtgtgtttattaatacaagtgaagacaggtaaacaatccagaacggcaggccaagtcgtgaaacaggcaatacatcgagcgaggcacaaacaggttatggtagactcggcagaatcaaagacaagaaacaggaaatcagggctcaggaatccaaacaaggctcagtaatgtcagcaacgcaactcgatACTGCACAAAGTAAGTGTGTCTTCACGGTTTTTCTAtaggtgtgctgattgtgctttaatcctgtgcaggtacgaGTCGCTTACGACGcacacgagagtccgcttggagagtctatctgatgcacgcgccaaggcgtgaGACACTTgtgcgaaattagtacaaaaattaatgtagagataagtatcttgtgccaaattattatggcatgttacaaaaaataaaggaataaatccaagtcctcgtctccagtttacgagtctgaatgcagttaatgcacaagtccgagtcatcagtgctcaagtcaagtcacgagtccttaaaattagggcacgagtcctggactcgagtattaCAAGCCTGACTGGCAAGATTAGAAATCATTCGAGCAGGGTTAGGTATGCATAATTCTTTTGAGGTTATGTACAGTGAACTCTGGAAttatttcctcatctcatctcattatctgtagccgctttatcctgttctacagggtcgcaggcaagctggagcctatcccagctgactacgggcgaaaggcagggtacaccctggacaagtcgccaggtcatcacagggctgacacatagacacagacaaccattcacactcacatccacacctacggtcaatttagagtcaccagttaacctaacctgcatgtctttggactgtgggggaaaccggagcacccggaggaaacccacgcggacacggggagaacatgcaaactccacacagaaaggccctcgccggccacggggctcgaacccggaccttcttgctgtgaggcgacagcgctaaccactacaccaccgtgccgccggaattaTTTCctacttcattaaaaaaaaaaaaaaagagtaaagaTGATTGTATTAACTAAACAAATTTTACTGAAACATAATTAATTGCTTTTTAATTattggataaaattagctcgtgtttaaagtctttaattttctgtcaagctgctttgcaacagtgtctgttgttaaaagcgctatacaaataaacttgacttgatttaacTTTTTGTGAAGCATAAAGTTAGCGATATCAGAATGACTAGCCTCAGTCTGGCAGgagatgctctttttttttttttttacattttattttattgtttgaaATGAAAATGGCTAGTTTGTCCTGCTTCCTGGTGCAGAACTCTATTGTTGTACTGTATATAGAGATCAGCCACCGTACTACTTTTTCAACATAATAGTTAGTGTTTGGCTCTGCTACGAGTTTTATTCAGACGCATGACTTGATTTTTATGGCGGCTTCCAGGACCGAGCATTGGTGTCGTTCCGCCACAGCAGTCTATCTCGTCAGTGTTATCAAGTCCAGTGTCTTTGCGGTGTGCTCTTCGTCTAGACCATGGAGAGGTTCCCAGAGGACTAGCTTGTGGGCTACTAGATCTTCGTCCCGCACTGTAGGTCCTGCCAGTCTCATACACCGTTGTCTGATCTTTCCTGTTGCTCTAGGAAGATCACCACAGACATCTTTGTTAGTGCGCCGCTCCCACCAGTTCACATTGAGGGCCGTCCTGAGCATGTTCATGTAGCAGCCATCTATCTTCTTGGACAGTTGTTGAGTCAGGGTCCACGTCTCTGAGCCGTAGAGTAAAACGGACTTGGACACATGAATGCTGATTTTCTGAGTGTCTTGTGACTTTACGGGTTAATGAAGTTTGTCTCCATGTACATGTCGTCTTCATTTTAATAGAAATAAATAGGAATactatcaggggcggcacggtggtgtagtggttagcgctgtcgcctcacagcaagaaggtccgggttcgagcctcgtggccggcgagggcctttctgtgcggagtttgcatgttctccccgtgtccgcgtgggtttcctccgggtgctctggtttcccccacagtccagagacatgcaggttaggttaactggtgactctaaattgagcgtaggtgtgaatgtgagtgtgaatggttgtctgtgtctctgtgtcagccctgtgatgacctggcgacttgtccagggtgtaccccgcctttcgcccgtagtcagctgggataggctccagcttgcctgcgaccctgtagaacaggataaagcggctagagatgatgagatgagatgaggaatacTATCAAGCTAAAGCAATACAGATAATGCAACAAATACAGTGGAGCACTTAATTCTTGGTAGCTGGTTTTCTTGATGGTTATATCTGTACGATCTTAACATCAATTTTTCTTAGTTTTTACCCCCGCGGCATATAACGTGGGGGGCTACAGGtatcgctctgtccgtctgtaaacgttttagtttccggagcataactcaaaaactattaggaattttttcacgaAAGCTGACCGTTATGTTAAgcgactagaggagttgtgccttttgacatttctgtgatttattttttccgtatttccatggcaaccagttcAAGTTagaaaaatttggagtggggtttcacgtGGAGGCCAGGGGGAATACGTCacatcctgatgactcttgttttcaGTAGTCGAGGTTGGATGTTGAGTCTAGACGTTGAGTCATGCAAACTTGCTTTCTTCAGAACGTCTTGCAGCAAATTATTCAGCGTCTGGAACTCCAGACGCCCGAGGCTACAATACTGCCTTTCATCAGTTACCAGAAATTTTTGCTCATCTCAAAGTCCTTTTTCTTACAGGGCTGATGCATGTCCACAATCAGCTGGTTGAGCCGACGCACAGCATGAAAGACTACAAGGATTAAGGCTGAAGGCCAGGCAGTATGTCGTGTCATCAGGGAACGAAGTGGATTTGTATCAGGTAGCGGGAGTGTGGTTTCGGAGATGACGCAAGCCTCACAAAGGTGCCTGAAATACCAGTGATGTGTAGATTACAGGTTTGCATCACATTAATGTTTACTTGCACAATAGCAAATGCAAACTCTCGTCTGCCAATTTGGAACTATTGGTCAGGCGAGTATTATAAAGATCCGGGGGGGGGTAGTTTTAAGGCAAGTTTATTACAAGTCACTTCTGATCTATCATTGTTACTGAAGAAAGACCTCTCGCATAAAACACCACCATTTTAATTCACTCCTGTGTTTAAGGCCGAACTTATCATTTTACCATTGTGTATTTAATGTGCCTTCAAGTGCTATTATTGTATTGAAGTGATAAGGACACTTCTTACACCTAATCATATTGTATCTCTCAAAATGTATGGGTCAtggctaaagaaaaaaaaacatttattcatATGAGATCTAGTTTGTTACTTGAAGTATTTGACAGACATTTTTCCCTTCTTTTTTGAAACACATGTATGCATTTTTGGATTTTACGGTATTCATTTGAAACCCCAACCTACAGTGACTGTAACTGCTGCTCATGTTTATTACAGTTCAATTTATTTTGGGCATGTTTTGGTGAAAATTAAGATCTAAGAAGACAAAATCGGTAGGTGTGGCTATGATGGCGGCTTTAATACAAGGCCCTTTCTGTATGTTTGGGAGCCATTTTGGATTAAACCATAATATGCATGCTTGAGACCAATCCATCTTTGGAACCTTAAATGAGTTACAAGTTTATTTGGGAccattatatattattattatttttttttaatcaaaatgttCCAAAATTTCCTTATTGATTGTAGTTCAACTTTACTTTCAGAAAGATGGGCCACTAGCTTTGGCATACGTGTCGCTATGTGACAAACAATAGCTCATAAAGCCTGATCCAGAAAATGTAATCATAAATCCAACTGAGCCGATTTAGAATGAACGTAAATGTTCCAAGCACATGTACACTCCTCGTTATTACTGTGTTGGCTGCTGTTTTATTATTCTAGCAAACCCATTCTACTTTTTGTCCTTGGTGGTTAGACGTTACTGCATGGAGTGTTACTGTCAAGTTACTTTGCATATGAATGAATTTACTGTATTTGTAACATCTTTAAACCTCAATAGATTGATTTGAAACTCTACCGTACCACTGACAGCTGATGGCAACAGTGTTCATGTTTTTGTTGCATTCACTTCATTAGTAAAACAGCTGTTACCAGACTTTTATTTCAATACCAAATTTTCTTCACATACTCCAGGCTCGATGAATGATAAATAAAGCTTGTTTGTTTGGTTTAAATATGTCTCTTGGTGAGTGTTATAAGTCTGGAAACCCTAAATTTTCCTTACAAAAAATGttcattcaagtgtgcttctagtatactacttttaaactaaaaataagagtatgATTttggtttactttttatttacttatcagagatatactttatTAAGTTAGacagaagtatacttggcttatactgaaaagtatatagaaaagtctattaagcttatacttaaacttttgatcaagatatacttaaaagtgtaataaagtattaaaatatttgtgccttatgtttgtgtacttgccctgtagtaattttttttttttaaagaaaatttatttgttcttaatcctgagtatctgtttattttgtgaattcttacctttataacttcatttgtaccttaaggtacaaacacttaagttgtctactggtactgtgcatgaggtaagggttagggctagaaaactaagagtatacctagaagggtaattgcaatatacagtggtgcttgaaagtttgtgaaccctttagaattttctatatttctgcataaatatgacctaaaacatcatcagattttcacacaagtcctaaaagtagataaagagaacccagttaaacaaatgagacacaaatattatacttggtcatttatttattgaggaaaatgatccaatattacatatctgtgagtggcaaaagtatgtgaacctctaggattagcagttaatttgaaggtgaaattagagtcaggtgttttcaatcaatgggatgacaatcaggtgtgagtgggcaccctgttttatttaaagaacagggatctgttaaagtctgatcttcacaacacaggtttgtggaagtgtatcatggcacgaacaaaggagatttctgaggacttcagaaaaagtgttgttgatgctcatcaggctggaaaaggttacaaaaccatctctaaagaatttggacaccaccaatccacagacagattgattgtgtacaagtggaggaaattcaagaccattgttaccctccccaggagtggccgaccaacaaagatcactccaagaacaaggcgtgtaatagtcgacgagatcacaaaggaccccagggtaacttctaagcaactgaaggcctc
The Neoarius graeffei isolate fNeoGra1 chromosome 8, fNeoGra1.pri, whole genome shotgun sequence genome window above contains:
- the gnpda2 gene encoding glucosamine-6-phosphate isomerase 2 encodes the protein MRLVILDDYDLASEWAAKYIRNRIIQFKPSAERYFTLGLPTGSTPLGCYKKLIEYYKNGDLSFKYVKTFNMDEYVGLPRDHPESYHSYMWNNFFKHIDIEPQNTHILDGNATDLQAECDSFEQKITAAGGIELFVGGIGPDGHIAFNEPGSSLVSRTRVKTLANDTIVANARFFGNDLSKVPTMTLTVGVGTVMDAREVMILITGAHKAFALYKAIEEGVNHMWTVSAFQQHPHTIFVCDEDATLELRVKTVKYFKGLMHVHNQLVEPTHSMKDYKD